In the Leptotrichia sp. oral taxon 847 genome, one interval contains:
- the nrdE gene encoding class 1b ribonucleoside-diphosphate reductase subunit alpha — MVDSRAKKWIYLNNVIMIKKGEDFQLEKDKEAVYSYFVDYVNKNTVFFHNLEEKMRYLIKNDYYIDFYKMYSHDEIKEVFKLVYDKKFRFASFMSASKFYQSYAMKDDTEQKFLERYEDRIAIVSLFLAQGNVEKAKEYALMLINQEYQPATPTFLNSGKKRAGELVSCFLDEMGDNLSGIGYIFDSSMKLSSIGGGVSINLSKIRARGEAIKGVEGRASGVLPIMKILEDIFSYANQLGQRAGAGAVYLNVFHSDINEFLDCKKINVDEKVRIKSLSTGVIIPDKFLELAKEGEVCYTFNPHTVFLEYGKYLDEMDMNEMYEELVDNPNVKKKKVDAREILVKISQSQKESGYPYIFFKDNANKEHALKKIGTVKFSNLCTEIMQLSEVSDINAYYEEDTIRRGISCNLGSLNIATVMENKRIKEVTKAAIDSLTMVSDLTNIDVVPTIKKANEELHSVGLGAMNLHGFLAKNFIMYESREALDFCNVFFMMVNFYSLERSMEIAKERGEKFKDFEKSEYANGNYFKKYLEKNYEPKTDKVKELFEGMYIPTTEDWAKLKDQVMKYGIYNAYRMAIAPNQSTSYIMNSTASVMPIVDTIEVREYGDSKTFYPMPYLTNDNFFFYKSAYDMDQKNVLKLMSVIQRHVDQGISIILHTKSSDTTRDISKLYIYAHKLGLKSLYYTRTRKATIEECISCSV, encoded by the coding sequence ATGGTAGATAGCAGGGCAAAAAAATGGATTTATCTAAATAACGTAATAATGATAAAAAAAGGGGAAGATTTTCAGCTGGAAAAAGACAAGGAAGCAGTTTATTCATATTTTGTGGATTATGTCAACAAGAATACAGTATTTTTTCACAATTTGGAAGAGAAAATGAGATATTTGATAAAAAATGACTATTACATTGATTTTTACAAAATGTATTCGCATGATGAAATTAAAGAAGTCTTTAAACTGGTATATGATAAAAAATTTAGATTTGCATCATTTATGAGTGCTTCAAAATTTTATCAAAGTTATGCGATGAAAGATGACACGGAACAAAAATTTTTGGAGAGATATGAAGACAGAATTGCAATCGTCTCGCTATTTTTAGCGCAGGGAAATGTGGAAAAAGCGAAGGAATATGCACTTATGTTAATTAATCAGGAATATCAGCCAGCAACACCGACATTTTTAAATTCTGGAAAGAAAAGAGCTGGAGAACTTGTTTCTTGCTTTTTGGATGAAATGGGAGATAATTTGAGCGGAATTGGATATATTTTTGATTCCTCAATGAAGCTTTCTTCGATTGGAGGAGGAGTTTCAATTAATTTATCGAAAATAAGAGCTAGAGGAGAAGCGATAAAAGGTGTGGAAGGAAGAGCATCTGGAGTTTTGCCAATTATGAAGATTTTGGAGGATATTTTTTCTTATGCAAATCAATTGGGGCAAAGAGCAGGAGCAGGAGCTGTTTATTTGAATGTCTTTCACTCGGATATAAATGAATTTTTGGACTGTAAAAAAATAAATGTTGATGAAAAAGTGAGAATAAAATCACTTTCAACAGGGGTAATAATTCCAGACAAATTTTTGGAACTTGCCAAGGAAGGCGAAGTTTGCTACACATTTAATCCACATACAGTATTTTTGGAATACGGAAAATATCTGGACGAAATGGACATGAATGAAATGTACGAAGAATTAGTCGACAATCCAAATGTCAAAAAGAAAAAAGTTGATGCAAGAGAAATTTTAGTAAAAATCTCACAATCTCAAAAAGAAAGTGGTTATCCGTATATTTTCTTTAAAGATAATGCGAATAAAGAACATGCGTTAAAAAAAATTGGAACAGTCAAGTTTTCAAATCTTTGTACAGAAATAATGCAATTATCAGAAGTTTCAGACATCAATGCTTACTATGAAGAAGATACGATAAGAAGAGGAATATCATGTAATCTAGGTTCACTAAATATTGCAACAGTTATGGAAAATAAAAGAATTAAAGAAGTAACAAAAGCTGCGATTGATTCACTTACAATGGTTTCAGATTTAACAAACATTGATGTTGTTCCAACAATTAAAAAGGCGAATGAGGAATTGCATTCTGTGGGGCTTGGAGCAATGAATTTACACGGATTTTTAGCTAAAAACTTCATTATGTATGAAAGCCGTGAAGCACTTGATTTTTGTAACGTTTTCTTTATGATGGTAAATTTTTATTCGTTAGAAAGATCAATGGAAATTGCAAAAGAGAGAGGCGAAAAATTTAAAGATTTTGAAAAATCAGAATACGCAAATGGAAATTATTTCAAAAAATATTTAGAAAAAAATTATGAGCCAAAAACTGATAAAGTAAAAGAATTATTTGAAGGAATGTATATTCCGACGACAGAAGACTGGGCAAAATTAAAAGATCAAGTTATGAAATACGGAATTTATAACGCTTATAGAATGGCAATTGCACCAAATCAGTCGACATCGTATATTATGAATTCGACAGCTTCAGTTATGCCAATAGTTGACACGATAGAAGTGAGAGAATACGGGGACAGTAAAACTTTTTACCCGATGCCATACTTGACAAACGACAATTTCTTCTTTTATAAATCAGCTTACGACATGGATCAAAAAAATGTGTTAAAATTAATGTCAGTAATCCAAAGACATGTGGATCAAGGAATTTCAATAATTCTTCACACAAAGAGCTCTGATACTACAAGAGATATTTCAAAACTTTATATTTATGCGCATAAATTAGGATTGAAATCACTTTATTATACTCGGACTAGAAAGGCTACGATTGAGGAGTGTATAAGTTGTTCGGTATAA
- the nrdI gene encoding class Ib ribonucleoside-diphosphate reductase assembly flavoprotein NrdI, whose product MVIYYDSKTGNVQRFMEKIKKERPNWEIIKISPDLEVKKDGHFVTFTTKIGEVPETTARFLKKNSKYIKSISSSGNMNWGVYFAVAADKIKEKYDIPVCMKFELSGTNREVKHFIDYVEKNNK is encoded by the coding sequence ATGGTTATATATTATGACTCAAAAACTGGAAATGTCCAAAGATTTATGGAAAAAATAAAGAAAGAAAGACCAAACTGGGAAATTATTAAAATTAGTCCTGATTTGGAAGTCAAAAAAGATGGGCATTTTGTTACATTTACGACAAAAATAGGCGAAGTTCCAGAAACTACAGCTAGATTTTTGAAAAAGAACAGTAAATATATAAAGTCGATAAGCTCCAGTGGAAATATGAACTGGGGAGTGTATTTTGCTGTTGCGGCAGATAAAATAAAAGAAAAATATGATATTCCAGTTTGTATGAAATTTGAATTATCTGGAACAAATAGAGAAGTTAAACATTTTATTGATTATGTTGAAAAAAATAATAAATAA
- a CDS encoding thioredoxin family protein — MKKIIKFEKSDCNPCAMVSEFLDKKGVKYERINAFDNPEMAMKFRVRTVPTVILMENDSEVKRVMGFKMEELNEMASEL; from the coding sequence ATGAAAAAAATAATTAAATTTGAAAAAAGTGACTGCAATCCATGTGCAATGGTATCGGAGTTTTTAGATAAAAAAGGTGTGAAGTATGAAAGAATCAATGCTTTCGACAATCCAGAAATGGCTATGAAGTTTAGAGTGAGAACAGTGCCAACTGTGATTTTGATGGAAAATGACTCCGAAGTAAAAAGAGTTATGGGGTTTAAAATGGAAGAATTAAACGAAATGGCTTCAGAATTATAG
- the rlmD gene encoding 23S rRNA (uracil(1939)-C(5))-methyltransferase RlmD, whose translation MENKEKKFLRKGDKIQLKIEGLNMKGRAYGFYKDYENKIFTNINAARDQVVEGIFVKRRRKYELIHCKIVDFAGRKNAIYDEIARQNGGCNYQYYLYNEQLTLKNSNIEKEVKKIAKYDFTFEEPVRSVEVEKYRNKMEFSYGNAVKDGPMILGLHKQNSFHDIVEVDGLKLMDDNFNKIYIFCNDFSKKTGLNFYHRLIHTGFFRNLVIRKADFTKQILVNMVTTTQVENEKKLEFQKGLVGGLLALKLENGFKITGILHTFNDNFSDSVVSEGEEILFGKRDLEEEILGLKFKISPYSFFQTNSKTVEKLYGKVLNYLDEIEGENIHNSVVFDLFSGTGTIGQIVSKKAKQVYGIELVEEAVEKANENVKLNGIENAHFIAGDVFEKLDEFDSDGVKPDIIILDPPRAGVGEKTLSKLLKYDVKDIIYVSCNPKTFNTDLKVLQENGYELVKIATVDMFPFTQHMEVVSRLRKIEK comes from the coding sequence ATGGAAAATAAAGAAAAAAAATTTTTAAGAAAAGGTGATAAAATTCAATTAAAGATAGAAGGGCTTAATATGAAAGGTCGTGCATATGGTTTTTATAAAGATTACGAAAATAAAATTTTTACTAATATTAATGCTGCTAGAGATCAAGTTGTGGAAGGAATTTTTGTAAAAAGAAGAAGAAAATATGAATTGATTCATTGTAAAATCGTTGATTTTGCAGGTAGAAAAAATGCGATTTATGACGAAATTGCTAGACAAAATGGTGGTTGTAATTATCAGTATTATTTGTATAACGAACAACTTACGTTGAAAAATTCTAATATTGAAAAAGAAGTAAAGAAAATTGCAAAATATGATTTTACTTTTGAAGAGCCAGTTAGAAGTGTTGAGGTGGAAAAGTATCGAAATAAAATGGAATTTAGTTATGGAAATGCTGTGAAAGACGGGCCTATGATTTTGGGACTTCATAAACAAAATAGTTTTCATGACATTGTTGAAGTAGATGGACTAAAATTAATGGATGACAATTTTAATAAAATTTATATATTTTGTAATGATTTTTCAAAAAAGACTGGCTTAAATTTTTATCACAGACTTATTCATACAGGTTTTTTTAGAAATTTAGTTATTAGAAAAGCGGATTTTACGAAGCAAATTTTGGTAAATATGGTTACGACAACTCAAGTTGAAAATGAGAAAAAATTGGAATTTCAAAAAGGTCTAGTGGGAGGATTGTTGGCTTTGAAGCTTGAAAATGGATTTAAAATAACTGGAATTTTACATACATTTAATGATAATTTTTCTGATTCGGTTGTTTCTGAAGGCGAGGAAATTCTTTTTGGAAAAAGAGATTTGGAAGAAGAAATCTTAGGATTGAAATTTAAAATTAGTCCATACAGTTTTTTTCAGACAAATTCAAAAACAGTAGAAAAATTATACGGAAAAGTGCTAAATTATTTAGATGAAATAGAAGGGGAAAATATTCACAATTCAGTTGTATTTGATTTATTCAGCGGAACAGGGACAATTGGGCAAATTGTTTCAAAAAAGGCAAAACAAGTTTATGGAATTGAGCTTGTGGAAGAAGCTGTTGAAAAAGCAAACGAAAATGTGAAATTGAATGGTATTGAAAATGCTCATTTTATTGCAGGAGATGTTTTTGAAAAATTAGATGAGTTCGATAGTGACGGAGTCAAGCCAGATATTATAATTTTAGATCCGCCTCGTGCAGGCGTTGGAGAAAAAACGCTTAGTAAATTGCTGAAATACGATGTAAAGGATATAATTTATGTGTCGTGTAATCCAAAAACATTTAATACTGATTTGAAGGTTTTGCAGGAAAATGGGTATGAGCTGGTGAAAATAGCTACAGTTGATATGTTTCCATTTACACAGCATATGGAAGTTGTATCAAGGTTGAGAAAGATTGAAAAATAA
- a CDS encoding pyridoxal phosphate-dependent aminotransferase: MYIDPIIKGIEISDIRKIHERLSAYKDVINMTIGEPDIDTPQKVKEAIAYHALNSPIKYSPVGGMPILREKIAKFYNEKFEGNYKKDNVLVTVGSTEGLSSTLKTILAEDDEVLIPTPAYVGYEPLIRVARAKTIFMDLEENNFILTEKILEKYITPKTKLIILTYPNNPSGITLPEEEIIKIVKFLKDKEIYILSDEIYASIAFEKFTSFAKYYNELKEQLIIVNGFSKSHSMTGHRLGYTLANKKLQAQVKKISQYTVTSASTLSQYGAIAALDYCSDTTELSEVYKKRVFYFMEELEKLGFKCLKPKGAFYVFATYKTIDKFKDVDSFDFVLNLLKKTELAIVPGITFQVEGYLRFSIVHDIPVLKEAIARLKDYIEFK; the protein is encoded by the coding sequence ATGTACATAGATCCAATAATAAAAGGAATAGAAATATCCGATATAAGAAAAATTCATGAAAGGTTATCAGCTTATAAAGATGTTATAAATATGACAATTGGAGAGCCGGATATTGACACACCGCAAAAAGTAAAAGAAGCAATTGCTTACCACGCTTTAAATAGTCCAATTAAATATTCACCTGTGGGTGGGATGCCTATATTAAGAGAAAAAATCGCAAAATTTTATAACGAAAAATTTGAAGGAAATTACAAAAAAGACAATGTTTTAGTTACAGTTGGTTCAACCGAAGGACTTTCTTCTACACTTAAAACAATTCTTGCAGAAGATGACGAGGTTCTTATTCCAACTCCAGCGTATGTTGGATATGAGCCATTAATTAGAGTTGCAAGAGCAAAAACCATTTTTATGGACTTGGAAGAAAATAATTTTATTTTGACTGAGAAAATTTTAGAAAAATACATCACACCAAAAACTAAATTAATAATTTTGACTTATCCGAATAATCCGTCAGGAATTACATTACCAGAAGAAGAAATTATTAAAATTGTAAAATTTTTGAAAGATAAAGAAATTTATATTTTAAGTGATGAAATTTATGCTTCAATAGCGTTCGAAAAATTTACATCTTTTGCAAAATACTACAATGAATTAAAAGAGCAGTTAATCATTGTAAATGGATTTTCAAAATCACATTCAATGACTGGACACAGATTAGGTTATACACTTGCAAATAAGAAATTACAAGCTCAAGTAAAAAAAATAAGTCAATATACAGTTACAAGTGCTTCGACATTGTCGCAATATGGAGCGATTGCAGCGCTTGATTATTGCTCGGATACAACAGAGTTGTCAGAAGTTTACAAAAAAAGAGTTTTTTATTTTATGGAAGAATTAGAAAAGTTGGGATTTAAGTGCTTGAAACCTAAAGGGGCATTTTATGTGTTTGCAACATATAAAACAATTGATAAGTTTAAAGATGTGGATTCTTTTGACTTTGTTTTAAATTTATTGAAAAAAACGGAGTTAGCGATAGTTCCAGGAATTACATTTCAAGTGGAAGGATATTTGAGATTTTCGATTGTGCACGATATTCCTGTGTTAAAAGAGGCTATTGCTAGGTTGAAAGATTATATTGAATTTAAATAA
- a CDS encoding glycosyltransferase: protein MGEKTEEEKMIDKKIYYVWIGNAKKPDIFYKCLESWKKKLPDFEIIEINEKNFDMEKHLKKNRFFRECYERKLWAYVSDYMRVHFMYENSGIYVDTDMEILKDLTPVLEEKISFFQNQKDKISKKMKFFIGYEDEKHISVGIFGTTKHNEILKEIMEFYEADIWKKPIWTIPKIFTYVFEKKYNLSEKRENILKDGEIVIFPKEYFYPYGYHEKYTKDCIKPETYGIHWWNESWGSLKARLFLEAKHLKGISKIVKKMRIIARYYLKEKR, encoded by the coding sequence ATGGGAGAAAAAACGGAAGAGGAAAAAATGATAGATAAAAAAATATATTATGTCTGGATAGGAAATGCAAAAAAGCCAGATATTTTCTACAAATGTCTGGAATCGTGGAAAAAGAAGCTGCCAGACTTTGAAATAATCGAGATTAATGAGAAAAATTTTGATATGGAAAAACATTTAAAAAAGAACAGATTTTTTCGTGAGTGTTATGAAAGAAAATTATGGGCATATGTTTCAGACTATATGAGAGTGCATTTTATGTATGAAAATTCAGGAATCTATGTGGACACTGATATGGAAATATTAAAAGATTTGACGCCAGTTTTGGAAGAGAAAATTTCTTTTTTTCAAAATCAAAAAGATAAAATTTCAAAAAAAATGAAATTTTTTATAGGTTACGAAGATGAAAAACATATAAGTGTAGGGATTTTTGGGACAACAAAACATAATGAAATTTTAAAAGAAATAATGGAGTTTTATGAAGCTGACATTTGGAAAAAGCCAATTTGGACAATTCCAAAGATTTTTACTTATGTTTTTGAGAAAAAATATAATTTGAGCGAGAAAAGAGAAAATATTTTAAAAGATGGAGAAATTGTAATTTTTCCGAAAGAATATTTTTATCCATATGGCTATCACGAAAAATATACAAAAGATTGCATAAAGCCTGAGACTTATGGGATACATTGGTGGAATGAGAGCTGGGGCAGCTTAAAGGCAAGATTATTTTTGGAAGCAAAGCATTTAAAAGGAATTTCAAAAATTGTAAAAAAAATGCGAATAATTGCCAGATATTATTTGAAAGAGAAGAGATAA
- the wzy gene encoding O-antigen polysaccharide polymerase Wzy yields the protein MKKDKLLFLIFHIFVIAFVLFLKVAVHFENIKSDMKFLEVLLLFVYIYVFFTAKVYLDWLNSYMIFLYTLFLFNFTRIFLDVVNYREFGWATKFANFYFFYDVRIEIITVFLLVLLFTHLGFFIAIMNEEIYELKSSITLKKNPIFENVGMFLFIISLPALAYKMLLQLKVILSAGYEAYYTGILKNVEYPAFTKGSGTIMTIGFLIFLVSIPKKKKFLFVSLLYLMVKLLDSFKGARAIFLTQLLFVMWYYAKVYGIRIKPKTMIRLTAFTVIFSQFLVSFRSKKIFSFDLINSICNFLFSQGVSYLVLGYTINFKGKIVGTGPYPYILQGLFGFKPQSMDTLYLTNSLADKLTYELDPVAYLKGEGIGSNYIAEMYDLGYIWLIIISILLGIAIIKYEKYVVKNSFLLLASYYFIPNLFYIPRGSFFGDGLIKNMGLLVAVYAIITSIDYMYKQIEKKRALEKIKV from the coding sequence ATGAAAAAAGACAAACTGTTATTTTTAATATTTCATATATTTGTAATAGCTTTTGTGTTATTTTTAAAAGTAGCAGTACATTTTGAAAATATAAAGTCAGATATGAAATTTTTGGAAGTTTTACTTTTGTTTGTTTATATTTATGTATTTTTTACAGCAAAAGTGTATTTGGATTGGCTCAATTCCTATATGATTTTTTTATATACACTGTTTTTATTTAATTTTACGAGAATTTTTTTAGATGTTGTAAATTATCGTGAATTTGGATGGGCTACAAAGTTTGCAAATTTTTATTTCTTTTACGATGTCCGGATAGAAATTATAACAGTGTTTTTGTTAGTTTTACTGTTTACTCATCTAGGATTTTTTATTGCAATTATGAATGAAGAAATATATGAGTTAAAAAGTAGCATAACACTAAAAAAGAATCCGATTTTTGAAAATGTGGGAATGTTCTTATTCATAATTTCATTACCCGCTCTAGCTTACAAAATGTTGCTTCAGTTAAAAGTAATTTTAAGTGCTGGTTATGAAGCGTATTATACAGGAATTTTAAAAAATGTTGAATATCCGGCTTTTACCAAGGGAAGTGGAACTATAATGACAATCGGATTTTTAATATTTTTGGTTTCCATTCCGAAAAAAAAGAAATTTTTATTCGTCTCATTACTTTATCTGATGGTAAAATTATTGGATTCATTTAAAGGTGCAAGAGCGATATTTTTAACTCAGCTTCTATTCGTTATGTGGTATTATGCAAAGGTGTATGGAATAAGGATAAAACCGAAGACAATGATAAGGCTTACCGCTTTTACAGTAATTTTTTCCCAATTTTTAGTGTCTTTTAGAAGTAAAAAAATATTTAGTTTTGATTTAATAAACTCAATTTGCAACTTTTTATTTTCACAAGGAGTAAGTTACTTAGTCTTGGGCTACACAATCAACTTTAAAGGGAAAATCGTGGGCACAGGTCCATATCCTTACATTTTACAAGGACTTTTTGGATTTAAGCCACAGTCGATGGACACGCTTTATTTGACGAATTCCCTAGCCGACAAATTGACATACGAGTTAGATCCAGTGGCATATTTAAAAGGAGAAGGAATAGGCTCAAATTATATCGCTGAAATGTATGACTTAGGATATATTTGGCTAATTATAATTTCAATTTTATTAGGTATTGCAATTATAAAATATGAAAAATACGTTGTAAAAAACAGTTTCTTATTACTTGCAAGCTACTATTTTATCCCAAATTTGTTTTACATTCCGAGAGGTTCATTTTTTGGAGATGGATTAATCAAAAATATGGGATTATTAGTGGCAGTTTACGCAATTATAACAAGTATTGATTATATGTATAAGCAAATTGAGAAAAAAAGGGCTTTGGAGAAAATCAAAGTTTAA
- a CDS encoding glycosyltransferase family 2 protein has product MKFTIFTPTYNRKELLKKLYISLQNQTFKDFEWLIVDDGSSDGTKETVEKFLSEKKLDIKYFFKENGGKQRAYNFAMEKASGELFICLDSDDEYKNYGLEVILKYLKKFENVKNLAGMGYLSTYPNGEIIGSFFPKNELITTQFEIYNKYGVTGDKGLVFFTKIIKNFPFPVFDGEKFITEAVVYNRICRNYNMLYVNEKIEIKDYQKDGLTAKYNKLLLNNPKGQALYHNEINFEKLSFKQRLLNNAVYYKFCRFSNYSYLKSFKECNSKLFFVLGSPLGFFMWLKDKKNLKKEKKKI; this is encoded by the coding sequence ATGAAATTTACAATTTTTACGCCGACTTACAACAGAAAAGAATTATTAAAAAAATTATATATTTCATTGCAAAATCAAACTTTTAAAGATTTTGAGTGGTTAATTGTCGACGATGGCTCAAGCGATGGAACAAAAGAAACTGTCGAAAAATTTTTGAGCGAAAAAAAACTTGACATAAAATATTTTTTCAAAGAAAATGGCGGAAAGCAAAGAGCGTATAATTTTGCAATGGAAAAGGCAAGTGGAGAACTTTTTATCTGCCTTGATTCTGACGACGAATATAAAAATTATGGACTTGAAGTGATTTTAAAATATTTAAAAAAATTTGAAAATGTCAAAAACTTAGCTGGAATGGGCTATCTTTCAACTTATCCAAACGGCGAAATCATAGGAAGCTTTTTTCCTAAAAATGAATTAATCACAACACAGTTTGAAATTTATAACAAATACGGTGTAACAGGAGATAAAGGGCTTGTGTTTTTCACAAAAATCATAAAAAACTTTCCATTTCCTGTTTTTGATGGTGAAAAATTTATAACTGAGGCTGTCGTTTATAACAGGATTTGTAGAAATTATAACATGCTTTATGTAAATGAAAAAATTGAAATTAAAGATTATCAAAAAGACGGTTTGACCGCAAAATATAATAAATTACTGTTAAATAATCCAAAAGGGCAAGCACTTTATCACAACGAAATAAATTTTGAAAAATTATCTTTTAAACAAAGACTTTTAAATAATGCAGTTTACTATAAATTTTGTAGATTTTCAAACTATAGTTACTTAAAATCTTTTAAAGAATGCAATAGCAAATTATTTTTCGTTTTAGGAAGTCCTTTGGGATTTTTTATGTGGTTAAAAGATAAAAAAAATTTAAAAAAGGAGAAAAAGAAAATATGA
- a CDS encoding lipopolysaccharide biosynthesis protein, which translates to MDNKSLLKGTLVYTLSNVVTKMGSLVFLPIITRLLTVEEYGIVGMLEPIATLFAVFLGLGIYNAQMKKYVDLKDDPKEFGSFLFSSFAVIIIFNLLVFLFLITPFSKKIFSYIIDLNKIDYNSLIILTIVIGFVNALNTLAITLFRMKKMYRKVAFGSLIKLFSNYFLAIYFIKYMKLGALGNQIANFAAVVLLLVYFFKDYFGKFNFKFKKKYVNYSLKNGLPLIFIELTDQIVNFSDRIVLGKFIPIAVVGAYSLAFTGGRALSVITGSFINSWTPEFYEAMKTDRNNPKITKSLETFLGIISFACVIAQLFAPEAIKLIFPKSYAAAIDFIPYVLAGIVIQALVCLDYFFHFHEDSMYIFYFSVFAMAFNLIGNLILIPNFKNYGVFIALWTTILAFLLRAVAEMVVIKRKYHISFNYKKMFFYLIILLNPAIFYLSNHEVSWIKFVLKIVYLGIIAKILINKEVAEKIKKIFKKLVKR; encoded by the coding sequence ATGGATAATAAAAGTTTATTAAAAGGGACGCTTGTCTATACGCTTTCAAATGTCGTTACAAAGATGGGTTCTCTTGTATTTTTACCAATAATTACAAGGCTTTTGACTGTCGAAGAATATGGGATTGTCGGAATGTTAGAACCAATTGCCACGCTTTTTGCGGTATTTTTGGGACTTGGAATTTATAATGCGCAAATGAAAAAATATGTGGATTTAAAAGATGATCCAAAAGAATTTGGGAGTTTTTTATTTTCTTCATTTGCGGTTATAATAATTTTTAATTTATTAGTTTTTTTATTTTTGATAACACCGTTTTCCAAAAAAATATTTTCGTATATAATTGACTTAAACAAAATTGATTACAATTCATTAATTATTTTGACAATTGTAATAGGATTTGTGAATGCTTTAAATACACTTGCAATAACGCTTTTTAGAATGAAAAAGATGTACAGAAAAGTTGCATTCGGAAGTTTAATCAAGCTTTTTTCAAATTATTTTTTAGCGATATATTTTATAAAATATATGAAATTAGGAGCTCTTGGAAATCAAATTGCAAATTTTGCAGCTGTAGTTTTGCTTTTGGTCTATTTTTTTAAAGATTATTTTGGGAAATTTAATTTTAAATTCAAAAAAAAATATGTAAATTATTCGCTAAAAAATGGATTACCACTAATTTTCATTGAGTTGACTGACCAAATTGTAAATTTTAGTGACAGAATAGTTTTGGGAAAATTTATTCCGATTGCTGTTGTTGGAGCTTACAGCCTTGCATTTACTGGGGGAAGAGCTCTATCGGTAATAACAGGGTCATTTATAAACAGCTGGACTCCGGAGTTTTATGAAGCGATGAAAACTGATAGAAATAATCCTAAAATTACAAAAAGTCTTGAGACATTTTTGGGAATAATTTCGTTTGCATGTGTGATTGCACAGCTTTTTGCGCCAGAAGCGATTAAACTTATTTTTCCAAAAAGTTATGCCGCTGCGATTGACTTTATCCCATATGTTCTTGCGGGAATTGTGATACAGGCGCTTGTCTGTCTGGATTATTTTTTCCATTTTCACGAAGATAGTATGTATATTTTCTATTTTTCAGTTTTTGCGATGGCTTTTAATTTAATCGGAAATTTGATTTTAATTCCAAATTTTAAAAATTATGGGGTATTTATTGCGCTTTGGACAACAATTTTGGCGTTTTTATTAAGAGCAGTTGCTGAAATGGTCGTCATAAAAAGAAAATATCACATTTCTTTTAATTACAAAAAAATGTTTTTTTATTTAATAATTTTATTAAATCCAGCAATTTTTTATCTGTCAAATCACGAAGTTTCGTGGATAAAATTTGTACTAAAAATAGTTTATTTGGGAATCATCGCAAAAATACTTATTAATAAAGAAGTTGCAGAAAAAATAAAAAAAATTTTTAAAAAATTAGTGAAAAGATAA